A single region of the Glycine max cultivar Williams 82 chromosome 20, Glycine_max_v4.0, whole genome shotgun sequence genome encodes:
- the LOC100804543 gene encoding AT-hook motif nuclear-localized protein 20, with the protein MDLSINERSLVRERQEEDEEDERDNGDEPKEGAVEVGTRRPRGRPPGSKNKPKPPIFVTRDSPNSLRSHVMEVAGGADVAESVAQFARRRQRGVCVLSGSGAVANVTLRQPSAPGAVVALHGRFEILSLTGTFLPGPAPPGATGLTVYLGGGQGQVVGGSVVGSLVAAGPVMVIAATFANATYERLPLEEEEDDGGASAHGGSTLGGSPPGMGNSGGNGDNSGGGHLSSGGIPDPSSLALYNLPPNLIPNGGHHEAFAWAHGHGRPPY; encoded by the coding sequence ATGGACCTTTCCATCAACGAAAGAAGCCTTGTTAGAGAAAGACAagaggaagacgaagaagatGAAAGAGACAACGGTGATGAACCCAAAGAGGGTGCAGTTGAGGTTGGAACACGCAGGCCAAGAGGGAGACCCCCTGGTTCCAAAAACAAGCCCAAACCCCCAATCTTTGTCACCAGGGACAGCCCAAACTCCCTCAGAAGCCATGTCATGGAGGTTGCTGGCGGTGCCGACGTTGCGGAAAGCGTGGCCCAGTTCGCACGGAGGCGCCAGCGTGGTGTGTGTGTCCTCAGTGGGAGCGGTGCCGTGGCCAACGTTACTCTTCGCCAACCTTCAGCGCCAGGAGCGGTCGTGGCACTTCATGGAAGGTTTGAGATTCTGTCCCTAACTGGGACGTTTCTACCTGGTCCTGCCCCACCAGGAGCTACAGGGCTCACTGTGTATCTTGGTGGAGGACAGGGTCAGGTAGTGGGAGGGAGCGTTGTGGGCTCCCTTGTGGCAGCTGGACCAGTGATGGTGATTGCTGCCACTTTTGCTAATGCTACCTATGAGAGGTTGCCGcttgaggaggaggaagatgACGGTGGTGCTAGCGCACATGGAGGGAGTACCCTGGGAGGGTCTCCTCCTGGAATGGGTAACAGTGGTGGTAATGGTGATAATAGTGGTGGCGGTCACTTGTCAAGTGGTGGGATTCCTGATCCTTCTTCTTTGGCTTTGTATAATCTCCCACCAAATCTTATCCCTAATGGAGGCCACCATGAGGCTTTTGCTTGGGCTCATGGCCATGGAAGACCACCTTACTGA